The following are encoded in a window of Astyanax mexicanus isolate ESR-SI-001 chromosome 6, AstMex3_surface, whole genome shotgun sequence genomic DNA:
- the ralaa gene encoding ras-related protein Ral-A, which translates to MAAAKPKGQNSLALHKVIMVGSGGVGKSALTLQFMYDEFVEDYEPTKADSYRKKVVLDGEEVQIDILDTAGQEDYAAIRDNYFRSGEGFLCVFSITELESFAATADFREQILRVKEDENVPFLLVGNKSDLEDRRQVSADEAKARAEQWGVCYVETSAKTRANVDKVFFDLMREIRARKMEDSKEKNGKKKRKSLAKRIRERCCIL; encoded by the exons ATGGCAGCCGCCAAGCCAAAAGGGCAGAACTCGCTGGCCCTACATAAGGTGATTATGGTTGGCAGTGGAGGCGTGGGCAAGTCAGCTCTCACCTTACAGTTCATGTATGATGAG TTTGTGGAGGACTATGAGCCCACAAAAGCAGACAGCTACAGAAAGAAGGTGGTCCTGGATGGAGAGGAGGTTCAGATTGACATTCTGGATACAGCAGGTCAGGAGGACTATGCAGCCATTAGGGATAATTACTTCCGCAGTGGAGAAGGCTTCCTCTGCGTCTTCTCCATCACTGAGCTTGAGTCGTTTGCTGCGACTGCGGATTTCAG AGAGCAGATCCTGCGGGTGAAGGAGGATGAGAATGTGCCCTTCCTTCTGGTGGGGAATAAATCGGACCTGGAGGACAGGAGGCAGGTGAGCGCCGATGAGGCCAAGGCCCGGGCTGAGCAATGGGGCGTATGTTACGTCGAAACATCTGCCAAGACCCGCGCCAACGTAGACAAG GTGTTCTTTGACCTAATGAGGGAAATTCGTGCCAGGAAAATGGAGGACAGCAAGGAGAAGAACgggaaaaagaagaggaaaagtCTGGCCAAGAGAATTCGGGAGAGATGTTGCATTTTATAG